The Methanomethylovorans hollandica DSM 15978 genome includes a region encoding these proteins:
- a CDS encoding M1 family metallopeptidase, with protein MKRIYKYYPEDFGELTVKVIHMDLLFDVFDDHTKVTSYLKLKTLDHPVDQLELNCRKLELLSVSCREYDIDHEYRQEEATLLIRFLKTVPANTELVIDTQTICRPTKNILEGLYYDETPAGAPPQQITQCQQWGFQRIVPCIDDMEAKCTYTTTIIADERYTNLITNGDIKETRHSVGNGRDRIVYDNSVTPMAPYLFFLGVGTYDTFRREFEYPDGHTFELELLVPPGSDPLTARRALDVLYDSIMWVHLFTGSPEQYSQFEKRKDIMAMARKRDQLKDGNGASEQIAKVRDDLKKAVQSINTGYMYTGTVYREIGMQNSNFGGMENVGNTTITTNRIMPFPQMTDSAFEYMMRVKVHEFYHNLNGSEVTGKSPFELWLNEAVTVHIERGYHAYHFGETYSRLQEVLEFLAPGSGTFALDMGAASMPIIPQGFNDPDDLITSVTYVKAPEFVRMVETLMGKENFVKALNVYYSRYKHSNASSQNWIEVMEEVSGQEFKDMAKTWLEQIHFPMVHLNTFYNENARTFTLLFEQEVLQKGTFWEFPVSVALVDNEGNDLAEVIERMKGMEKKIVITDVERPAFLSLNRGYSFFGKVAYGVDYDELVLQIRKDKDLINRFIAFHKIVDMEKMALIEDTVRLPSQEFTDLYHELIRDSDLMTQAGAQFLTIFESVEDERLAHRYQLLYEIKQKIMKAIASRHEESLVSLYRSYNAAGYKDQDYIDEQVSAIKERQLKNICLSVLSTLDTPAVQYIIKEQFETAKNATDKLSAFSHYLNSSASDRIQLMEAFRKEAEKHPVSWEAFLKVIGSNNSDDVFDLIRQVKRCEAFRLEQANDQRALYGSFAFNRKKSLQTEKGRELLEEIVLELAEVNEYNTVNILNVLANIDKMEEEYHAPLVGMMVIFLEKLNEDRTPSVYNRIRKILLNTPKAVERYEALHGKIDLG; from the coding sequence ATGAAAAGAATATACAAATATTATCCGGAAGATTTCGGAGAATTAACTGTTAAAGTTATACACATGGATCTTCTTTTTGATGTGTTCGATGATCATACGAAGGTCACCTCTTATCTCAAATTAAAAACCCTGGACCATCCTGTCGATCAGCTTGAACTCAATTGCAGAAAACTGGAGCTCTTGTCCGTAAGCTGCAGGGAATATGATATTGATCATGAGTACAGGCAGGAAGAAGCTACCCTGTTAATAAGGTTCTTGAAGACAGTACCTGCGAACACAGAGCTCGTCATTGATACCCAGACCATCTGCAGACCTACTAAAAACATACTGGAAGGTCTCTACTATGATGAAACACCCGCAGGAGCTCCACCACAACAGATCACTCAATGTCAGCAATGGGGATTTCAGAGGATAGTACCATGCATAGATGATATGGAAGCAAAATGCACTTACACTACGACCATCATTGCGGATGAGAGATATACCAATCTCATTACCAATGGTGATATCAAAGAAACAAGGCATTCTGTAGGAAATGGGAGGGACAGGATAGTCTATGACAATTCGGTCACACCGATGGCACCGTATCTCTTTTTCCTGGGCGTGGGCACCTATGACACTTTCAGGAGAGAATTTGAGTACCCGGATGGACACACCTTTGAACTGGAACTGCTGGTGCCTCCCGGTTCTGATCCCCTGACAGCCCGCAGAGCTCTTGATGTGCTTTATGATTCTATAATGTGGGTGCATCTTTTTACCGGCAGCCCTGAGCAATACTCACAGTTTGAAAAACGCAAAGATATCATGGCTATGGCCAGGAAAAGGGACCAGCTTAAAGACGGGAATGGTGCCAGTGAACAGATCGCAAAGGTAAGAGACGATCTTAAAAAGGCAGTGCAGTCGATAAATACCGGATACATGTACACAGGTACTGTTTATAGAGAGATCGGCATGCAGAATTCCAATTTCGGTGGTATGGAAAATGTTGGAAACACTACCATTACCACAAATCGCATAATGCCCTTCCCTCAGATGACAGACAGTGCTTTTGAGTATATGATGAGGGTCAAGGTCCATGAGTTCTATCACAACCTGAACGGTTCGGAGGTGACCGGGAAAAGTCCTTTTGAACTATGGCTTAACGAGGCAGTTACCGTCCATATAGAAAGAGGATACCATGCATATCATTTTGGGGAAACCTATAGCCGTCTTCAGGAAGTACTGGAATTCCTGGCTCCCGGTTCAGGAACTTTTGCCCTTGACATGGGAGCAGCCTCTATGCCCATCATTCCTCAGGGGTTTAATGACCCTGATGACCTTATCACCTCAGTGACTTATGTCAAAGCCCCGGAATTTGTACGCATGGTAGAGACCCTGATGGGCAAAGAAAATTTTGTTAAGGCTCTGAATGTCTATTATTCCAGGTATAAGCACTCAAATGCTTCAAGTCAGAACTGGATCGAAGTGATGGAAGAGGTCTCTGGCCAGGAATTCAAAGACATGGCAAAGACCTGGCTGGAACAGATACATTTCCCGATGGTCCATCTAAATACTTTCTACAATGAAAATGCAAGGACCTTTACATTATTGTTCGAACAGGAAGTTTTGCAAAAAGGGACATTCTGGGAATTCCCTGTAAGTGTAGCCCTTGTAGACAATGAAGGGAACGATCTTGCCGAAGTTATAGAGCGGATGAAGGGCATGGAGAAAAAGATAGTGATCACTGATGTGGAGAGACCTGCCTTTTTGTCCCTTAATCGGGGATACTCTTTCTTTGGTAAAGTGGCTTATGGTGTGGATTATGATGAACTGGTCCTGCAGATAAGAAAAGACAAAGATCTGATAAACCGGTTCATTGCATTCCACAAGATTGTGGATATGGAAAAAATGGCATTGATAGAGGACACCGTGCGTCTTCCCTCGCAAGAGTTCACAGACCTTTATCACGAACTGATCCGGGACTCAGACCTGATGACGCAAGCTGGGGCTCAGTTCCTGACGATCTTTGAATCCGTCGAGGATGAACGGCTGGCACACAGATATCAGTTGTTATATGAGATCAAGCAAAAGATCATGAAAGCAATAGCAAGCAGACATGAAGAGTCCTTAGTCTCACTCTATCGGTCTTACAATGCAGCAGGATACAAAGACCAGGATTATATAGATGAACAGGTCAGTGCGATCAAGGAACGACAGTTAAAGAACATATGCCTCTCTGTGCTGTCGACCCTCGATACTCCTGCAGTACAGTATATTATTAAGGAACAGTTCGAAACAGCCAAAAACGCCACGGATAAATTAAGTGCTTTCAGTCATTATCTTAATAGTTCGGCATCTGACAGGATCCAGCTTATGGAGGCTTTCCGCAAAGAAGCAGAAAAACACCCTGTAAGCTGGGAAGCTTTCCTGAAAGTAATAGGAAGTAATAACAGTGATGATGTATTCGATCTGATAAGACAGGTTAAGCGATGCGAGGCTTTCAGGCTAGAACAGGCAAATGACCAGAGAGCTCTTTACGGCAGTTTCGCATTTAACAGGAAGAAATCTCTGCAAACTGAGAAGGGAAGAGAATTGCTCGAAGAGATAGTCCTCGAGCTTGCAGAGGTCAATGAGTATAATACCGTAAATATACTCAATGTGCTTGCCAATATTGATAAGATGGAAGAGGAATATCATGCCCCTCTGGTGGGAATGATGGTCATTTTCCTGGAAAAGCTCAATGAGGATCGTACTCCAAGCGTATATAACAGGATCAGGAAAATCCTGCTCAATACTCCGAAGGCTGTGGAAAGATACGAAGCTCTCCACGGAAAAATTGATCTGGGTTAA